From the Pongo pygmaeus isolate AG05252 chromosome X, NHGRI_mPonPyg2-v2.0_pri, whole genome shotgun sequence genome, one window contains:
- the LOC129024103 gene encoding LOW QUALITY PROTEIN: inversin-like (The sequence of the model RefSeq protein was modified relative to this genomic sequence to represent the inferred CDS: inserted 1 base in 1 codon; substituted 1 base at 1 genomic stop codon), with translation MDSQQNSPRWQSGAAFPNQMENNEERYTPLDYALLGERHEVIQFMLEHGALSIAAIQDIAAFKIQAVYKGYKVRKAFQDRKNLLMKHEQLRKDAAAKKREEENKXKEAEQQKGRWSPDSCRTQALPCLPSTQDVPSRQSRAPSKQPPAGNVAQGPEPRDSRGSPGGSLGRALQKEQHVSSDLQGTNSRRPNETAREHSKGQSACVHFRPNEGSDGNRHPGVPSVEKSRGETAGDQRCAKGKGFMKQPSCIRVAGPDEKGEDSRPAAASLPPHDSHWKPNRRHDTEPKAKCAPQKRRTQELKGGRCSPAGSSRPGSARGEAVHAGQNPPHHRTPRNKVTQAKLTGGLYSDLPQSTEELRSGARRLETSTLSEDFXELRLQIIQRERRRKELFRKKNKAAAVIQRAWRSYKLRKHLSHLRHMKQLGAGDVDRWRQECTALLLQVWRKELELKLPQTTAVNKAPKSPSKGTSGTKSTKHSVLKQIYGCSHEGKIHHPTRSIKASSVLRLNSVSNLQCIHLLENSGRLKNFSYNLQSATQPKSKTKP, from the exons atggattcacagcagaattctccCAGAT ggcaatcaggtgcTGCTTTCCCTAATCAGATGGAAAACAATGAAGAGAGATACACACCCCTTGATTATGCTTTGCTTGGTGAGCGCCATGAAGTGATCCAGTTCATGTTGGAGCACGGTGCCCTGTCCATCGCAGCCATACAAGACATCGCCGCCTTCAAAATCCAAGCTGTCTACAAAGGGTACAAGGTCAGAAAAGCCTTCCAAGACAGGAAAAATCTCCTCATGAAGCATGAACAGTTGAGAAAAGATGCTGCTGCCAAAAAGcgagaggaagaaaacaaatgaaaagaggcAGAACAGCAAAAAGGAAGGTGGAGCCCAGATTCCTGCAGAACCCAGGCCCTTCCCTGTCTGCCCAGCACCCAGGATGTGCCCAGCAGGCAGAGCCGGGCCCCCAGCAAGCAGCCTCCTGCTGGCAACGTGGCCCAAGGCCCTGAGCCAAGAGACAGCAGAGGATCTCCAGGAGGGTCTCTAGGCAGAGCCCTCCAGAAGGAGCAGCATGTTTCCTCAGATTTGCAGGGAACAAACTCCAGAAGGCCAAATGAAACAGCCAGAGAACATTCTAAAGGCCAATCTGCTTGTGTCCACTTCAGACCCAATGAAGGCAGTGATGGAAACAGGCATCCAGGAGTTCCCTCTGTTGAGAAGTCCAGAGGTGAGACAGCTGGCGATCAGCGGTGTGCAAAGGGGAAAGGCTTCATGAAGCAGCCCTCCTGTATCAGGGTGGCTGGGCCTGATGAGAAAGGAGAGGACTCCAGGCCGGCAGCTGCAAGCCTTCCACCACACGATAGCCACTGGAAGCCCAACAGGCGGCATGACACAGAACCCAAGGCCAAATGTGCCCCCCAGAAAAGGCGCACTCAAGAGCTCAAAGGAGGAAGGTGCTCCCCGGCTGGTTCTAGCCGCCCTGGCAGTGCCCGGGGGGAGGCAGTCCATGCTGGGCAGAATCCTCCCCACCATCGTACACCAAGAAACAAAGTGACACAAGCCAAGCTCACAGGAGGGCTCTATTCAGATTTGCCACAGAGCACAGAGGAGCTGAGGTCAGGAGCCAGGAGGCTGGAGACATCTACCCTGTCCGAGGACT CAGAGCTCCGACTGCAGATAATTCAGAGAGAACGAAGGAGGAAAGAGCTGTTTCGCAAAAAGAACAAGGCAGCAGCAGTCATCCAGCGTGCCTGGCGAAGCTACAAGCTCAGGAAGCACCTGTCCCACCTTCGGCATATGAAGCAGCTTGGAGCTGGAGATGTGGACAGATGGAGGCAAGAGTGTACAGCATTGCTTCTCCAGGTTTGGAGAAAGGAACTGGAACTAAAACTCCCCCAAACCACTGCAGTAAACAAGGCCCCCAAGAGTCCATCCAAGGGCACCTCAGGCACAAAGTCCACCAAGCACTCAGTGCTTAAGCAAATCTATGGTTGTTCTCACGAAGGGAAAATACATCATCCTACAAGATCTATAAAAGCCTCTTCTGTGCTGCGTCTCAACTCAGTGAGCAACCTACAGTGTATACATCTCCTTGAGAACAGTGGAAGATTGAAGAACTTTTCTTATAACCTGCAATCAGCTACTCagccaaaaagcaaaacaaaaccttga